The DNA region TGGCAAGCTGAAAAAGGAAGTTCAGGACTTGGTAGCAATAATTGGGCGGTGGGTCCGACGAAATCAAGTACCGGCAATCCAATACTCTGCAACGATCCGCACTTATCATTGACCTTGCCATCCATTTGGTTTGAACAACAAATTCAAACTCCTGACATCAATGTGTATGGAGTTACTTTTCCTGGAATTCCCGGAGTTGTCATCGGATTTAATAAACACATTGCCTGGGGTGTCACAAATGCCGGTTGGGATGTAATGGACTGGTATAAAATTAAATGGAAAGATGAAAGTCGAACTGAATATGAGTTGGATGGACAATGGCATAAAACAGAAACACGCATTGAAACCATTAAAATAAAAGGACAACCGGATGTTATGGATACGGTCCTTTTGACCAAATGGGGTCCTGTTGTATATACAGATGCTGGATCAAAAAAATATGATTTAGCTATGCATTGGATAATCCAGGATCCATCTGATAAATTTGAGATGAATACGTTTTTTGATTTGAATAAAGCAAAAAATTATTCAGAATACCGATCTGCAATTACACAGTTTCCATATCCTGCTCAGAATTTTGCATTTGCATCCACCAATGGAGATGTAGCAATCTCAGTACAAGGGCGTATGCCAATTAAAAAGAATCAACAAGGCCGTTTTGTATTGGATGGATCAGATAGTAAAAATGCCTGGAAGGGTTTTCTTGAAATGGATGAAATACCAAAAATTTTAAATCCATCCAGAGGATTTATTTCATCTGCTAATCAGCGTTCAACCGATTTGTCATTTCCAAATTATTACAACAATGGAGACTTCAGAGATTATCGGGGTACTTTAATCAATCGCTTATTAACAAATAAGGAGCGTTGGAGTATTGATGATATGAAAGCCTTGCAATACAACAGTTACAGTTTGCGGGCGGAGACGGCATTGCCATCTATGTTGATGCAAATTGATTCTTCAAAATTACCACCACAAGCTCAAGGTATTTATACCAAATTAAAAAACTGGAATTACAATTACGATTCAACCGCTGTGGAACCTGTTTATTTTGATGTTTGGTTTACTTGTTTTCATAAAATGGTTTGGGATGAACTCTTACTCGACAGTACTAAAAAATATGTTGCGATTCCATCCGATGAATCTACTATCAATTGTTTGCGATTAAAACCACAGAGTAGTTATTTTGATTTAGTTGGAACGCCAGCCATTGAAACTGCACGGGATATCGTTCAAATTGCTTTTGATAGTTTGATCTATTATGCAAACAATCAGCTAAAAGTAAAAGATTGGGCTGCATATAAAGATGCAAGCATTTCACATTTGGCAAAGATTCCTTCTTTTGGTGTTTCTGTAAGAACCTCCGGAGCAGCAGACATTATCAATGCCCATGCAAAAACTTTTGGTCCATCCTGGCGCATGATCGTTGAATTGGGAAAGACAAAAATGAATGCTTATGGAATTTATCCGGGAGGACAATCCGGGAATCCCGGTAGCCCGCATTATCAGGAAATGATTGACACCTGGTCAGCCGGCAAATACTACGAACTCAAATTTTTAGATACCATTCCGGATGCAAGTTCCG from Saprospiraceae bacterium includes:
- a CDS encoding penicillin acylase family protein codes for the protein MKRLKILVQVICSIAWYLLLSRSFTIGDSSLPPIGFFFSPATGFWKNVMQPDPSFPKTMHGMADSSQVVFDERWVPHIFARSAKDAYYIQGYVHGMMRLWQMDFASRAAEGRISELIGPKALEFDKNKRRKGLKESALKSVEAWRCCPEAYELVQAYSDGFNAYLKTVGDADLPIEFKLMNYKPEPWSPYRSSLFHKSMSEVLCGRDMDVELTNARNYFGADFNFLFEEMDSLTDPVIPKGTSWDYIKSIAKDTSNSLGLFENFDWQAEKGSSGLGSNNWAVGPTKSSTGNPILCNDPHLSLTLPSIWFEQQIQTPDINVYGVTFPGIPGVVIGFNKHIAWGVTNAGWDVMDWYKIKWKDESRTEYELDGQWHKTETRIETIKIKGQPDVMDTVLLTKWGPVVYTDAGSKKYDLAMHWIIQDPSDKFEMNTFFDLNKAKNYSEYRSAITQFPYPAQNFAFASTNGDVAISVQGRMPIKKNQQGRFVLDGSDSKNAWKGFLEMDEIPKILNPSRGFISSANQRSTDLSFPNYYNNGDFRDYRGTLINRLLTNKERWSIDDMKALQYNSYSLRAETALPSMLMQIDSSKLPPQAQGIYTKLKNWNYNYDSTAVEPVYFDVWFTCFHKMVWDELLLDSTKKYVAIPSDESTINCLRLKPQSSYFDLVGTPAIETARDIVQIAFDSLIYYANNQLKVKDWAAYKDASISHLAKIPSFGVSVRTSGAADIINAHAKTFGPSWRMIVELGKTKMNAYGIYPGGQSGNPGSPHYQEMIDTWSAGKYYELKFLDTIPDASSGYNSIQFKCNESK